One genomic window of Roseateles sp. DAIF2 includes the following:
- a CDS encoding ABC transporter ATP-binding protein — protein sequence MEPAIDVRGLVKRYEGRAVVDGIDLQVAPGRICGFLGPNGSGKTTTLRMLCGLLTPDAGEGRCLGLDFRREAAALKRQVGYMTQRFGLYEDLTIRENLDFVARLFSMPQRRAVVGAALERLGLTSRQRQLAGSLSGGWKQRLALAACLLHRPRLLLLDEPTAGVDPKARREFWDEIHRLAGEGITVLVSTHYMDEAERCHELVYIAYGRLLARGSEAQIIREAGLAVWSLRGPGLAARLEALRAAPGVLSVAAFGSAVHVAGQDEAQLERALAPLRAQPGLAIERAEANLEDVFISLIARAQDNFAAPAGAAR from the coding sequence ATGGAGCCGGCCATCGACGTGCGCGGCCTGGTCAAGCGCTACGAGGGTCGCGCGGTGGTGGACGGCATCGATCTGCAGGTGGCGCCGGGCCGCATCTGCGGCTTCCTCGGCCCCAACGGCAGCGGCAAGACCACCACCCTGCGCATGCTCTGCGGCCTGCTGACGCCGGATGCCGGCGAGGGCCGCTGTCTGGGCCTCGATTTCCGGCGCGAGGCCGCGGCGCTGAAGCGCCAGGTCGGCTACATGACGCAGCGCTTCGGCCTCTACGAGGACCTGACGATCCGCGAGAACCTGGACTTCGTCGCGCGCCTGTTTTCTATGCCGCAGCGCCGCGCGGTGGTCGGCGCCGCGCTGGAGCGCCTGGGCCTGACCAGCCGCCAGCGCCAGCTGGCCGGTTCGTTGTCGGGCGGCTGGAAGCAGCGCCTGGCGTTGGCCGCCTGCCTGCTGCACCGGCCGCGCCTGCTGCTGCTGGACGAGCCGACCGCCGGCGTGGATCCGAAGGCGCGGCGCGAGTTCTGGGACGAGATCCACCGCCTGGCCGGCGAGGGCATCACGGTGCTGGTCTCGACGCATTACATGGACGAGGCCGAGCGCTGCCATGAGCTGGTCTACATCGCTTACGGCCGGCTGCTGGCGCGCGGCAGCGAGGCGCAGATCATCCGCGAGGCGGGCCTGGCGGTCTGGTCGCTGCGCGGCCCCGGCTTGGCCGCGCGGCTGGAGGCGTTGCGCGCCGCGCCCGGCGTGCTGAGCGTCGCGGCCTTCGGCAGCGCGGTGCATGTGGCCGGGCAGGACGAAGCCCAGCTGGAGCGGGCGCTGGCGCCGCTGCGCGCGCAGCCGGGCCTCGCGATCGAGCGCGCCGAGGCCAATCTGGAGGATGTGTTCATCAGCCTGATCGCCCGCGCGCAGGACAACTTCGCCGCGCCGGCCGGGGCCGCGCGATGA
- a CDS encoding HlyD family secretion protein — translation MSRHRLPPLLAALLLGACGRGEPPPAPAWAGYAEGDALYLAAPVAGRVAELTVREGDAVRPGQPLFALEATLERAALAEAEARRDSARFQAEDTDKGRRREELAITQAQLRQAQSQAALARADWQRQHELLGQGFVARARVDDAALQLRQAEARVGELEAALASARLPARADERLAARAQAAAASGALAQSDWRLAQTRQRAPQGGRVTDVFYRPGEWVNAGQPVLALLPAAARKALFFVPAAELGGLALGQPVRLSCDGCGAAIAARISHIASQAEFTPPVIYSNAQRARLVFRVEARPERPEDAERLHPGQPLDVRAGVKS, via the coding sequence ATGTCGCGCCACCGCCTGCCGCCGCTGCTCGCCGCCCTGCTGCTCGGGGCCTGCGGCCGCGGCGAGCCGCCGCCGGCGCCGGCCTGGGCCGGCTATGCCGAGGGCGATGCGCTCTACCTCGCCGCGCCAGTGGCCGGGCGGGTGGCCGAGCTGACGGTGCGCGAGGGCGACGCGGTGCGGCCCGGCCAGCCGCTGTTCGCGCTGGAGGCCACGCTGGAACGAGCGGCCCTGGCCGAGGCGGAGGCACGCCGCGACAGCGCCCGCTTCCAGGCCGAGGACACCGACAAGGGCCGACGCCGCGAGGAGCTGGCCATCACCCAGGCCCAGCTGCGCCAGGCCCAGAGTCAGGCCGCGCTGGCGCGCGCCGACTGGCAGCGCCAGCATGAGCTGCTGGGTCAGGGTTTCGTGGCCCGCGCGCGGGTCGACGATGCGGCGCTGCAGCTGCGCCAGGCCGAGGCCCGCGTCGGCGAGCTGGAGGCGGCGCTGGCCAGCGCGCGCCTGCCGGCAAGGGCGGACGAACGCCTGGCGGCCCGCGCCCAGGCCGCGGCGGCCAGCGGCGCGCTGGCGCAGAGCGACTGGCGCCTGGCCCAGACGCGGCAGAGAGCGCCGCAGGGCGGGCGCGTGACCGATGTGTTCTACCGCCCCGGCGAATGGGTCAATGCCGGCCAGCCGGTGCTGGCCCTGCTGCCGGCCGCGGCGCGCAAGGCCTTGTTCTTCGTGCCCGCGGCCGAGCTGGGCGGCCTGGCGCTGGGCCAGCCGGTGCGCCTGTCCTGCGACGGCTGCGGCGCCGCGATCGCCGCGCGCATCAGCCATATCGCCAGCCAGGCCGAGTTCACGCCACCGGTGATCTACTCGAACGCGCAGCGCGCCCGGCTGGTGTTCCGCGTCGAGGCCCGGCCGGAGCGGCCCGAGGACGCCGAGCGCCTGCACCCGGGCCAACCGCTGGACGTACGCGCGGGGGTCAAGTCTTGA
- a CDS encoding long-chain fatty acid--CoA ligase, producing the protein MTSRPAQAYWPARLPRRLEVPQTSLWFNLEVAARRYPDKAATIFCGRALSYAELRRQAEALAGWLQAQGVTKGDRVAIFMQNCPQFLVAFYAVNRADAVVVPVNPMNKAEEFGHYLRDPETRVVICGAELAGIVAAADAAQPPEQRLRALLVTRYAEMLPQEIDPALSLPPAMLEGLRADPPLPAGATRWAAALAAGHEPGPHSAGPDDLALLPYTSGTTGAPKGCMHTNATLMSNACGGGQWGHASAESVALAVVPMFHITGLLYGVLGPVYQGLTLIVMPRWDRELAGRLISRHRVTHWTCIPTMIIDLFASPNYRSFDLSSLRYLSGGGAAMPQAVAERLRQEFGLTFAEGYGLTETAAPTHANPPEHAKLQCLGIPFFGVDSRIVDPDTLAELPPGEVGEIVSHGPMLFKGYWRQPEATAAAFIEIEGKRFFRTGDLGRVDEEGFFFIADRLKRMINASGYKVWPSEVEMLLYKHPAVQEACVIAARDAYRGETVKAVVVLRPGQEGLTAEALMAWAREQMATYKVPRQVEFAPALPKSGAGKVMWRLLQEREAARA; encoded by the coding sequence ATGACGTCCCGCCCCGCCCAGGCCTACTGGCCCGCGCGCCTGCCGCGCCGGCTCGAGGTGCCGCAGACATCGCTGTGGTTCAACCTGGAAGTGGCGGCGCGCCGCTATCCCGACAAGGCCGCGACGATCTTCTGCGGGCGAGCCCTGAGCTATGCCGAGCTGCGGCGCCAGGCCGAGGCTCTGGCCGGCTGGCTGCAGGCCCAGGGCGTGACCAAGGGCGACCGGGTCGCGATCTTCATGCAGAACTGCCCGCAGTTCCTGGTCGCCTTCTATGCGGTGAACCGCGCCGACGCGGTGGTGGTGCCGGTCAACCCGATGAACAAGGCCGAGGAGTTCGGCCATTACCTGCGCGACCCCGAGACCCGGGTGGTGATCTGCGGCGCCGAGCTGGCCGGCATCGTCGCGGCCGCCGACGCCGCCCAGCCGCCCGAGCAGCGCCTGCGCGCGCTGCTGGTGACCCGCTACGCCGAGATGCTGCCGCAGGAGATCGACCCCGCCCTGAGCCTGCCGCCGGCGATGCTGGAGGGGCTGCGCGCCGATCCGCCGCTGCCGGCTGGGGCGACGCGCTGGGCCGCGGCGCTGGCGGCCGGCCATGAACCCGGCCCGCACAGCGCCGGGCCGGACGACCTGGCCCTGCTGCCTTACACCTCGGGCACCACCGGTGCGCCCAAGGGCTGCATGCATACCAATGCCACGCTGATGAGCAATGCCTGCGGCGGCGGCCAATGGGGCCATGCCTCGGCCGAGAGCGTGGCGCTGGCGGTGGTGCCGATGTTCCACATCACCGGCCTGCTGTACGGCGTGCTGGGGCCGGTCTATCAAGGCCTGACCCTGATCGTGATGCCGCGCTGGGACCGCGAGCTGGCCGGGCGCCTGATCTCGCGCCACCGGGTCACGCATTGGACCTGCATCCCGACGATGATCATCGACCTGTTCGCCAGCCCGAACTATCGCAGCTTCGACCTCTCCAGCCTGCGCTACCTCTCCGGCGGCGGCGCGGCGATGCCACAGGCGGTGGCCGAGCGGCTGCGCCAGGAGTTCGGCCTGACGTTCGCCGAGGGCTACGGCCTGACCGAGACCGCGGCACCCACCCATGCCAACCCGCCCGAGCATGCCAAGCTGCAATGCCTGGGCATTCCCTTCTTCGGCGTCGATTCGCGCATCGTCGATCCCGACACCCTGGCCGAGCTGCCCCCCGGCGAGGTGGGCGAGATCGTCAGCCATGGGCCGATGCTGTTCAAGGGCTACTGGCGCCAGCCCGAGGCGACGGCCGCGGCCTTCATCGAGATCGAGGGCAAGCGCTTCTTCCGCACCGGCGACCTGGGCCGGGTCGACGAGGAGGGCTTCTTCTTCATCGCCGACCGGCTCAAGCGCATGATCAATGCCAGCGGCTACAAGGTCTGGCCCTCCGAGGTCGAGATGCTGCTGTACAAGCATCCGGCGGTGCAGGAGGCCTGCGTGATCGCGGCGCGCGATGCCTACCGCGGCGAGACGGTGAAGGCGGTGGTGGTGCTGCGCCCCGGCCAGGAGGGGCTGACGGCCGAGGCCCTGATGGCCTGGGCGCGCGAGCAGATGGCGACCTACAAGGTGCCGCGCCAGGTCGAGTTCGCGCCCGCGCTGCCCAAGTCGGGCGCCGGCAAGGTGATGTGGCGCCTGCTGCAGGAGCGCGAGGCCGCGCGGGCTTGA
- a CDS encoding LytR C-terminal domain-containing protein: protein MRMQARFAPPAALPPAAPAPAEPVARTLRRPLLGLTLLAGVALAGCAALDQARPWWKVEPVYQVQDGPLSAAAYLALARYFEGSRDWERAVHAYRRALARDEGLVEAHDGLGQALAQLGRLDAAEAALRRALALAPQRPHLQNNLAYVLLLAGRADEAVEPLQRVLAQQPANSVAQANLQQALARRTLATLSIEQPAPPAVGPADATLPAIMISTAAPSAPATTGTAMPAEGDAPSRFRLEVSNGNGAAGMAARVGQRLAAAGLPAARLSNQLPYTETRTLVQYREGQEAAAQRVARALPEGVPASARLQPGLRGDVRLLLGQDWPQDAACRVRGNSADC from the coding sequence ATGCGCATGCAAGCCCGCTTCGCCCCGCCCGCCGCCCTGCCGCCCGCGGCGCCGGCCCCCGCTGAGCCGGTAGCGCGCACGCTGCGCCGCCCGCTGCTGGGCCTGACCCTGCTGGCCGGCGTCGCGCTGGCCGGCTGCGCCGCGCTGGACCAGGCCCGGCCCTGGTGGAAGGTCGAGCCGGTCTATCAGGTGCAGGACGGCCCGCTGTCCGCCGCGGCCTATCTGGCCCTGGCCCGCTATTTCGAGGGCAGCCGCGACTGGGAGCGCGCCGTCCATGCCTACCGCCGCGCGCTGGCGCGCGACGAGGGCCTGGTCGAGGCGCATGACGGCCTGGGCCAGGCGCTGGCCCAGCTGGGGCGCCTCGATGCGGCCGAAGCCGCGCTGCGCCGCGCGCTCGCGCTGGCGCCGCAGCGCCCGCATCTGCAGAACAACCTGGCCTATGTGCTGCTGCTGGCCGGCCGAGCGGACGAGGCGGTCGAGCCCCTGCAGCGGGTGCTGGCGCAGCAACCGGCCAACAGCGTCGCCCAGGCCAATCTGCAGCAGGCGCTGGCGCGCCGCACCCTGGCGACCCTCTCGATCGAGCAGCCCGCGCCGCCGGCCGTTGGTCCGGCAGACGCGACCCTTCCCGCAATCATGATCTCGACCGCGGCGCCCAGCGCGCCGGCGACGACGGGCACGGCCATGCCCGCCGAAGGCGACGCACCGTCGCGCTTCCGGCTCGAGGTCAGCAACGGCAACGGCGCCGCGGGCATGGCCGCGCGAGTCGGCCAGCGGCTGGCGGCGGCAGGGCTGCCCGCGGCGCGGTTGAGCAATCAGCTGCCCTATACCGAAACCCGCACCCTGGTGCAGTACCGCGAGGGCCAGGAGGCCGCGGCGCAGCGCGTGGCCCGCGCCCTGCCGGAGGGCGTGCCGGCCAGCGCGCGGCTGCAGCCGGGCCTGCGCGGCGATGTGCGGCTGCTGCTCGGTCAGGACTGGCCGCAGGATGCGGCCTGCCGCGTGCGCGGCAACAGCGCCGACTGCTGA
- a CDS encoding type II secretion system F family protein → MTTLQLMMLALVFLLVMMAVLGLGALLRPNPARKRLLELGGDGRGPGAPLGERLLQTVAGLTRPIGKLSMPEEGFEKSSIRLRFVHAGIRSPLAASAFFGIKTLLTLGLPLLGFAALAASGQAPRGESLMLALLLLAALGYYGPNVVLARLVMLRQREIFESFPDALDLMTVCMEAGLGTEAAMLRVADDLQLKSAALADEMRLVNLELRAGADRERALRNLAIRTGVEEVDGFVTMIAQAERFGTSIAASLRIHAEMLRTRRRQRAEEAAAKIALKLLFPLIFCIFPSLMVVLMGPAMIQIYRVLLPTMGGSN, encoded by the coding sequence ATGACGACGCTGCAGCTGATGATGCTGGCCCTGGTCTTCCTGCTGGTGATGATGGCGGTGCTGGGCCTGGGTGCCCTGCTGCGCCCCAATCCGGCGCGCAAGCGCCTGCTGGAGCTTGGCGGCGACGGCCGCGGCCCGGGCGCGCCGCTGGGCGAGCGCCTGCTGCAGACCGTGGCCGGCCTGACCCGCCCGATCGGCAAGCTCTCGATGCCCGAGGAGGGCTTCGAGAAGTCCAGCATCCGGCTGCGCTTCGTGCATGCCGGCATCCGCAGCCCGCTGGCGGCCTCGGCCTTCTTCGGCATCAAGACCCTGCTGACCCTGGGCCTGCCGTTGCTCGGCTTCGCCGCGCTGGCGGCCAGCGGCCAGGCGCCGCGCGGCGAGAGCCTGATGCTGGCCCTGCTGCTGCTGGCGGCGCTGGGCTACTACGGCCCGAACGTGGTGCTGGCGCGCCTGGTGATGCTGCGCCAGCGCGAGATCTTCGAATCCTTCCCCGACGCGCTGGACCTGATGACGGTCTGCATGGAGGCAGGCCTGGGCACCGAGGCCGCGATGCTGCGCGTGGCCGACGACCTGCAGCTCAAGAGCGCCGCGCTGGCCGATGAGATGCGACTGGTCAACCTGGAGCTGCGCGCGGGCGCCGACCGCGAGCGCGCGCTGCGCAACCTGGCGATCCGCACCGGCGTCGAGGAGGTGGACGGCTTCGTCACGATGATCGCCCAGGCCGAGCGCTTCGGCACCAGCATCGCCGCCTCGCTGCGCATCCATGCCGAGATGCTGCGCACGCGCCGGCGCCAGCGCGCCGAGGAGGCCGCGGCCAAGATCGCGCTGAAGCTGCTGTTCCCGCTGATCTTCTGCATCTTCCCCTCGCTGATGGTCGTGCTGATGGGGCCGGCCATGATCCAGATCTACCGCGTGCTGCTGCCGACCATGGGCGGCAGCAACTGA
- a CDS encoding type II secretion system F family protein, whose protein sequence is MDISLILFAAIAFLAVVLSLEGLYNLWASRHSPEARRIAARLAALAEDAPVGIASIAREQTTERLPRLNALLARFAPGQRLRRTVGASAMNTSPAELLLLSLALGACGALLPVLLAKPPAFGLALALVLAALPWWRVASRASARIARIERQFPEALDLMSRAMRAGHAFPSAVKMVADEMAPPLARDFRILFDEMNYGVPANEALARFAERLPIADVSYFVVAVMIQRESGGNLAELLDKIAALVRQRLNLLGEIRTLSAEGRLSAVILTALPFGVALVVNIVNPEFMTVLWTDPLGLRMVAVALFMMAVGILWMRRIIRIRV, encoded by the coding sequence ATGGACATCAGCCTGATCCTGTTCGCGGCGATCGCCTTCCTCGCCGTGGTGCTGAGCCTGGAGGGCCTGTACAACCTCTGGGCCTCGCGCCACAGCCCCGAGGCCCGGCGCATCGCGGCGCGCCTGGCCGCGCTGGCCGAGGACGCGCCGGTCGGCATCGCCAGCATCGCGCGCGAGCAGACGACCGAGCGCCTGCCACGCCTGAACGCGCTGCTGGCGCGCTTCGCGCCGGGCCAGCGCCTGCGCCGCACGGTGGGCGCCTCGGCGATGAACACCTCGCCGGCCGAACTGCTGCTGCTCTCGCTGGCGCTGGGCGCCTGCGGCGCGCTGCTGCCGGTGCTGCTGGCCAAGCCGCCCGCCTTCGGCCTGGCCCTGGCCCTGGTGCTGGCCGCCCTGCCCTGGTGGCGCGTGGCCAGCCGCGCCAGCGCCCGCATCGCGCGCATCGAGCGCCAGTTCCCCGAGGCCCTAGACCTGATGAGCCGCGCGATGCGCGCCGGCCATGCCTTCCCCTCGGCGGTCAAGATGGTGGCCGACGAGATGGCGCCGCCGCTGGCGCGTGACTTCCGCATCCTGTTCGACGAGATGAACTACGGCGTGCCGGCCAACGAGGCGCTGGCCCGCTTCGCCGAGCGGCTGCCGATCGCCGATGTCAGCTACTTCGTCGTCGCGGTGATGATCCAGCGCGAGTCCGGCGGCAACCTGGCCGAGCTGCTCGACAAGATCGCGGCCCTGGTGCGCCAGCGCCTGAACCTGCTCGGCGAGATCCGCACCCTCTCGGCCGAGGGCCGGCTCTCGGCGGTGATCCTGACCGCCCTGCCCTTCGGCGTGGCCCTGGTCGTCAACATCGTCAATCCGGAGTTCATGACCGTGCTCTGGACCGATCCGCTGGGCCTGCGCATGGTCGCGGTGGCGCTGTTCATGATGGCCGTCGGCATCCTGTGGATGCGCCGGATCATCCGCATCCGGGTCTGA
- a CDS encoding CpaF family protein — MSLREKLGAAIPGYAPPEAQAEEAGTGAPTRAYQETKSRVHQLLLGRLDLEAMESLTADSLKEELRQMVERLLFEENLVLNAGERRALVRDIQYEMLGFGPLEPLLADPSVSDILVNTHAQVYVERRGRLELTEVRFADDEHLMKIIDKIVSRIGRRVDESSPMVDARLPDGSRVNAIIPPLAIDGPILSIRRFATVPLKAENLIEYRSMSQEMARFLAALSQARANILISGGTGSGKTTLLNILSGAIPVSERIVTIEDAAELQLQQPHVVRLETRPPNIEGRGEVAQRSLVRNALRMRPDRIILGETRGAEALDMLQAMNTGHEGSMTTVHANTPRDALARLESMIAMAGVDLPAKAARAQIASAIGVIVQANRLSDGTRKITSIQEVTGMEGDTVTLQEIFSFKQTGVAAASGAVQGYFSATGVRPRCWDRLCARGVELPQTLFTPLRVDV, encoded by the coding sequence ATGAGCCTGCGCGAGAAACTCGGCGCGGCGATCCCCGGCTACGCGCCGCCCGAGGCGCAGGCCGAGGAGGCCGGCACCGGCGCGCCGACCCGCGCCTACCAGGAGACCAAGTCCCGCGTGCACCAGCTGCTGCTGGGCCGTCTGGACCTGGAGGCGATGGAGAGCCTGACGGCGGACAGCCTGAAGGAGGAACTGCGCCAGATGGTCGAGCGCCTGCTGTTCGAGGAGAACCTGGTGCTCAACGCTGGCGAGCGCCGCGCGCTGGTGCGCGACATCCAGTACGAGATGCTGGGCTTCGGCCCGCTGGAGCCGCTGCTGGCCGACCCGAGCGTGTCCGACATCCTGGTCAACACCCATGCCCAGGTCTATGTCGAGCGGCGCGGCCGCCTGGAGCTGACCGAGGTGCGCTTCGCCGACGACGAGCACCTGATGAAGATCATCGACAAGATCGTCTCGCGCATCGGCCGGCGCGTCGACGAGTCCAGCCCGATGGTCGACGCGCGCCTGCCCGACGGCTCGCGCGTCAACGCCATCATCCCGCCGCTGGCGATCGACGGCCCGATCCTGTCGATCCGGCGCTTCGCCACGGTGCCGCTGAAGGCCGAGAACCTGATCGAGTACCGCTCGATGTCGCAGGAGATGGCGCGCTTCCTGGCCGCGCTGTCGCAGGCGCGCGCCAACATCCTGATCTCCGGCGGCACCGGCTCCGGCAAGACCACCCTGCTGAACATCCTGAGCGGCGCGATCCCGGTCAGCGAGCGCATCGTGACGATCGAGGACGCGGCCGAGCTGCAGCTGCAGCAGCCCCACGTGGTGCGGCTGGAGACCCGCCCGCCCAACATCGAGGGCCGCGGCGAGGTGGCGCAGCGCTCGCTGGTGCGCAACGCGCTGCGCATGCGGCCGGACCGCATCATCCTGGGTGAGACCCGCGGCGCCGAGGCGCTGGACATGCTGCAGGCGATGAACACCGGCCATGAGGGCTCGATGACCACGGTGCATGCCAACACGCCGCGCGACGCGCTGGCGCGGCTGGAAAGCATGATCGCGATGGCCGGCGTCGACCTGCCCGCGAAGGCGGCGCGCGCCCAGATCGCCTCCGCGATCGGCGTCATCGTGCAGGCCAACCGGCTCTCCGACGGCACCCGCAAGATCACCAGCATCCAGGAGGTCACCGGCATGGAGGGCGACACCGTTACCCTGCAGGAGATCTTCAGCTTCAAGCAGACCGGCGTGGCCGCCGCCAGCGGCGCGGTGCAGGGCTACTTCAGCGCCACCGGCGTGCGCCCGCGCTGCTGGGACAGGCTCTGCGCGCGCGGCGTCGAGCTGCCGCAGACCCTGTTCACGCCGCTGCGCGTGGACGTCTGA
- a CDS encoding AAA family ATPase has protein sequence MKVKLITPDAAHAEAWGRALRSESAVALTIVERPMREVNAIVNGSRPDLLVVETPTPEDFLALEQLAGTHPEVDILLVAPEQNPEFLLRAMRAGVREVLPAPASSDALLAALRRLLRKQQGSAGLPQPAARHGELLALVSCKGGSGATFVAANLAHLLAAGGQRRVALIDMNLQFGDAALFLSSQTPPSHVADVARNIARLDAELLRSAMNEVTPGLWVLAAPEDPAQAADVTPAQVRAILQQAQESFDYVVVDLGRSLSSLTLQVLDLADQVHAVLQLTLPFIRDGKRMRDVFRSLDYPADKIHWIVNRHHKDGQFSVDDLKRTLGIGQVITLPNHYEAVAAAVNQGMPVEAIAPTSSIARALRDLAERIAPPPAAAAPRGWLSGLFRGASA, from the coding sequence ATGAAGGTCAAGCTCATCACCCCCGATGCCGCCCATGCCGAGGCCTGGGGCCGCGCGCTGCGCAGCGAAAGCGCCGTCGCGCTGACCATCGTCGAGCGCCCGATGCGCGAGGTCAACGCGATCGTCAACGGCAGCCGCCCCGACCTGCTGGTGGTGGAGACGCCGACGCCCGAGGATTTCCTGGCGCTGGAACAGCTGGCCGGCACCCATCCCGAGGTCGACATCCTGCTGGTGGCGCCCGAGCAGAACCCGGAATTCCTGCTGCGCGCGATGCGCGCCGGCGTGCGCGAGGTGCTGCCCGCGCCGGCCTCGTCGGATGCGCTGCTGGCCGCGCTGCGCCGCCTGCTGCGCAAGCAACAGGGCAGCGCCGGCCTGCCGCAGCCGGCCGCGCGCCATGGCGAGCTGCTGGCCCTGGTGTCCTGCAAGGGCGGCAGCGGCGCCACCTTCGTCGCCGCCAACCTGGCCCATCTGCTGGCCGCCGGCGGCCAGCGCCGCGTCGCGCTGATCGACATGAACCTGCAGTTCGGCGACGCCGCGCTGTTTCTCAGCAGCCAGACCCCGCCCAGCCATGTCGCCGACGTCGCGCGCAATATCGCGCGGCTCGACGCCGAGCTGCTGCGCTCGGCGATGAACGAGGTGACGCCGGGCCTGTGGGTGCTGGCCGCGCCGGAGGATCCGGCCCAGGCCGCGGATGTGACGCCGGCCCAGGTGCGCGCGATCCTGCAGCAGGCGCAGGAGAGCTTCGACTATGTGGTGGTGGACCTGGGCCGCTCGCTGTCCTCGCTGACCCTGCAGGTGCTGGACCTGGCCGACCAGGTGCATGCGGTGCTGCAGCTGACCCTGCCCTTCATCCGCGACGGCAAGCGCATGCGCGACGTGTTCCGCTCGCTCGACTACCCGGCCGACAAGATCCACTGGATCGTCAACCGGCATCACAAGGACGGCCAGTTCAGCGTCGACGACCTGAAGCGCACCCTGGGCATCGGCCAGGTCATCACCCTGCCCAACCATTACGAGGCGGTGGCCGCCGCGGTCAACCAGGGCATGCCGGTCGAGGCCATCGCCCCGACCAGCAGCATCGCGCGCGCGCTGCGCGACCTGGCCGAACGCATCGCCCCGCCGCCCGCCGCTGCCGCCCCGCGCGGCTGGCTGTCCGGCCTGTTCCGAGGAGCATCCGCATGA
- a CDS encoding TadE family protein, translating into MNIPNRHRRARGAAAVEFALVCSLLCMLLLGAMEMGRLLWTWNAAVEATRFGARLAVVCDMNDSHIKSRMISRLPTLKTSNITLSYLNPPAAVNSCSPADCKAVRVALSGYTHKMILPFVPLSLSLPPFATTLRKEYMSSAANEVCQ; encoded by the coding sequence GTGAACATCCCGAACCGCCACCGCCGCGCACGCGGCGCCGCCGCCGTCGAGTTCGCCCTGGTGTGCAGCCTGCTGTGCATGCTGCTGCTGGGCGCGATGGAGATGGGCCGGCTGCTCTGGACCTGGAACGCCGCGGTCGAGGCCACGCGCTTCGGCGCGCGCCTGGCCGTGGTCTGCGACATGAACGACAGCCATATCAAGAGCCGCATGATCTCGCGCCTGCCGACCCTGAAGACCTCCAACATCACGCTGAGCTACCTGAACCCGCCGGCCGCGGTGAACAGCTGCTCGCCCGCCGACTGCAAGGCGGTGCGCGTGGCGCTGAGCGGCTACACGCACAAGATGATCCTGCCCTTCGTGCCGCTGTCGCTGAGCTTGCCGCCCTTCGCGACCACGCTGCGCAAGGAATACATGAGCAGCGCCGCCAACGAGGTATGCCAATGA
- a CDS encoding TadE/TadG family type IV pilus assembly protein, whose translation MTRKHRPIAPLRRRGVAAVELGILMIPLLLLVFGSSELGRAVFSYNVLDKTVRDAARHLSQHGPGDATIAGEARCLAVYGNSDCSGSAVAPGLTTAMVTICDASLCPGSHANQLTGLGAVNLVTASVEGYTYNSIVKFVVPSMNFNRISVTMRAQL comes from the coding sequence ATGACGCGCAAGCACCGCCCCATCGCCCCGCTCCGCCGCCGCGGCGTCGCCGCGGTGGAGCTGGGCATCCTGATGATCCCGCTGCTGCTGCTGGTGTTCGGCTCCAGCGAGCTCGGGCGCGCGGTGTTCAGCTACAACGTGCTGGACAAGACGGTGCGCGACGCCGCCCGCCACCTCTCCCAGCATGGCCCGGGCGACGCCACCATCGCCGGCGAGGCACGCTGCCTGGCCGTCTACGGCAACAGCGACTGCAGCGGCAGCGCCGTCGCGCCGGGCCTGACCACCGCGATGGTGACGATCTGCGATGCCTCGCTGTGCCCCGGCAGCCATGCCAACCAGCTGACCGGGCTGGGCGCGGTCAATCTGGTGACGGCCAGCGTCGAGGGCTACACCTACAACTCGATCGTGAAGTTCGTCGTCCCCAGCATGAACTTCAACCGCATCTCGGTCACGATGAGGGCCCAGCTGTGA